From the Anaeromyxobacter dehalogenans 2CP-1 genome, the window GCTCGACGGCACCGGCGCCTACGCGGCGCTGGCGGCGAAGGGCACGTTCACCTCGTGCTCGAGCGGCAACCCCGGGCGGAGCAGCCTGTACGAGCAGTGGTACATGCTCGGCCACGCGCGCTGAACGCGGAGGGGTGCGCGCCCGCCGGCGGCGCGCCCGTCGGGTCGCGAGCCGGGACGGCGTTGAGCTCCGGCTAGCCGGCCCGCCGCGGCCCGGCCGGCGGCAGGTCCGGCAGCACCGCCGCCAGCGCCGCCAGGAACCCGTCCACCTGCGCCGCGTCGTGCGCGGCCGAGAGCGCCACCCGCAGCCGGCTCGTGCCGTGCGGCACGGTGGGCGGGCGGATGGCGCGCACGAACCAGCCCCGCTCGCGGAGCGCCGCCGCCGCCGCCAGCGCCCGCGCCTCGGTGCCCAGCACCACCGGGAAGATGGGCGACGCGACCCGCGCCACGTCGAACCCGAGCCGCGCCAGCCCGGCCTGCATCCGCGCGCAGAGCGCGAACAGGTGGGTCCGCCGCGACGGCTCGGTCGCCACCACCTCCAGCGCGGCGAGCGCCGCGGCGCAGGCGGGCGGCGGGAGCGCGGTGCTGAAGACGAACGGCCGCGCCCGGGAGACGAGCAGCTCGATGAGGCGCCGCTCGCCGGCGACGTACGCGCCGAACGCGCCGAGCGCCTTGCCCAGCGTGCCCATGTGCACGTCCACGCGATCCTGCACCCCGAGCGCCTCGGCCAGGCCGGCGCCGTTCGGCCCGAGCACGCCGGCCGCGTGCGCCTCGTCCACGTAGAGCATGGCCCCGTGGCGGTCGCACAGCTCGGCCAGCTCGCGGAGCGGCGCGGCGTCGCCGTCCATGGAGAAGATCGCGTCGGTCACCACCAGCTTCCGGCGGGCCCGCGTGCGCGCCAGCAGCCCGGCCAGCTCCTCCACGTCGCAGTGGCGGTAGCGGACCAGCTCGGCGCGCGACAGCAGGCAGCCGTCCACGATCGAGGCGTGGTTCAGGACGTCGGAGAACACCGCGTCGTCGCGCCCCACCAGCGCGCCGGGCACGCCGGC encodes:
- the bioF gene encoding 8-amino-7-oxononanoate synthase, producing MARGALDWIGAELEALDAKGLRRSLEPIGPAQGPVVQVGGRALVNLCSNDYLGLAADPRVRAAAADAAMRFGAGSGAARLVAGDLPPHGALEARLAAWKGREAALLFGSGYHANAGVPGALVGRDDAVFSDVLNHASIVDGCLLSRAELVRYRHCDVEELAGLLARTRARRKLVVTDAIFSMDGDAAPLRELAELCDRHGAMLYVDEAHAAGVLGPNGAGLAEALGVQDRVDVHMGTLGKALGAFGAYVAGERRLIELLVSRARPFVFSTALPPPACAAALAALEVVATEPSRRTHLFALCARMQAGLARLGFDVARVASPIFPVVLGTEARALAAAAALRERGWFVRAIRPPTVPHGTSRLRVALSAAHDAAQVDGFLAALAAVLPDLPPAGPRRAG